Below is a window of Impatiens glandulifera chromosome 2, dImpGla2.1, whole genome shotgun sequence DNA.
AGTAAaccacaaacaaaaaaaatataaaaaagagtaAGAACAAGTTATAGATGAACCACAGCTATCGATTTCGTCATGCAGGAAGAAGCATCAAGATCATTCGCCATTTTATTCCTCGTAACATGACTCCATTTCATCCCACCCTTCTCCACATCGCAAACCGTCAAGAAATCCAAAACCTGCCCGAATATCTTAAACATCTCAACCCCAAATATCAAATTCTTATCCGCAACGAAAGCAGCATTCCAATCCATTGGAGCATCGGGATGTGTCGACACTTCTAACCACGTAAGATAAACCAAATCCAACTCCCACAACTTCCTAACAGCTTTGTTCCTCCTACCAATCTGACCATCTCCTTCACACCAAGAAACCGATAACATAAATAGCCTCCCACAGGAAGAAATCAGTTTCGGAAAGTAATCGTGAACATGTGGAGGATAAGAATCCGTTTTTATCGATATCCAATACCCCCGTTCTACATCGTACCCTGCTAGCTTATCATGTTCtgaataaacataaaaaatcctATTGCAAATAACTGCTGAACAAGCCACACCAAAATCCATCGGCAGTCTTTGAATCTCAACCCATTTGTTTATCGAAGAATCATAAATCTCCCCTGAATCCAACGGTTCGTCCCACGAACCTAGCCCTCCGATCGCTATCAATACGAACCGTCGATTACCCTTCACGTTAACTCGATCACTCCTCTGCCTAACAAATGAATTCGAAGTTAACTCCATCACTTCGTTCTGACGTCTAACCGATAGTCTATGTGGATCCTCGTAAACATCGGATCCCACACCGAATCTCGACCTGTTGAAACGTCGTTCTTGACGATTCTGCTGGcttttattaatcaaacaatcGGAGTTAATCTCGCAGGCTCCTAATATCGGCGATGATCTTGCATACTTCATCGATGGCATTTTCTGCCACGATTTATTCTCCGGGGTGAACAATAGAACTCCTTTATGCGTCTTGAACGAGCTTCTATCCATTTTTCCGAAATTCGTTAAGCTAGAACAGCCTCCAACTATGTAAACCTCGTCTCTAACGCTAGTAACTGAAAACAGGAACCGACCTTTGAGAATCGAGGCGTCTAGTTTGTGCCATTGGTTATGAGATACATCGAGCGCGTGAATCTCCCGTGAACAATAACCATCTTTAACCACACCAAATACAAATACCCACGGGCTTTGATAACCATTGATTCTCATTTGGGTGAATCGTTGAGAAGTGGTTAGATTTCGCCATTTTTTGCAGACGAGACGTGCGTTCATGAGGCTGGTGAGTGGTAATCGAACCAAACACATCTCGAGAATGTCGTCGGGGAGAAAGACATGTATTTCGCTCTTTTGGGGTGGGGATTGTTCGTTTGTCCATATCATTTTCCTGCTGTTtctcttccaaaatttttctttCATACCATATGAGAAGCAATCTATAGCAGCAACATCAtcattactattactattattatacaATTTGGCTTCTTCACTAGCACATGAAGATCTTCTTCTACCAGTTTGTAATTCAGTACCCCCATATGATTCA
It encodes the following:
- the LOC124926001 gene encoding F-box/kelch-repeat protein At5g42360-like: MDEITFSKELEALRMSKSLVRSFSQKLKKKNQRDQEEVEQVDDTRGGVSLRCLTLYGRGGGCKVGAETNESYGGTELQTGRRRSSCASEEAKLYNNSNSNDDVAAIDCFSYGMKEKFWKRNSRKMIWTNEQSPPQKSEIHVFLPDDILEMCLVRLPLTSLMNARLVCKKWRNLTTSQRFTQMRINGYQSPWVFVFGVVKDGYCSREIHALDVSHNQWHKLDASILKGRFLFSVTSVRDEVYIVGGCSSLTNFGKMDRSSFKTHKGVLLFTPENKSWQKMPSMKYARSSPILGACEINSDCLINKSQQNRQERRFNRSRFGVGSDVYEDPHRLSVRRQNEVMELTSNSFVRQRSDRVNVKGNRRFVLIAIGGLGSWDEPLDSGEIYDSSINKWVEIQRLPMDFGVACSAVICNRIFYVYSEHDKLAGYDVERGYWISIKTDSYPPHVHDYFPKLISSCGRLFMLSVSWCEGDGQIGRRNKAVRKLWELDLVYLTWLEVSTHPDAPMDWNAAFVADKNLIFGVEMFKIFGQVLDFLTVCDVEKGGMKWSHVTRNKMANDLDASSCMTKSIAVVHL